The genomic stretch GagaacattttcttttgaaaaacaaatcacgggcccagtggcatggccttgtggctaaagtcctcaccttgaatgcgccgggatcccatatgggcgccggttctatcccggcggctccacttcccatccagctccctgcttgtggcctgggaaagcagtcgaggacggcccaaagctttgggaccctgcacccacgtgggagacctggaagaagttccaggttcctggcttcgaatcggcacagcactggcggttgcggctcacttggggagcgaatcatcggacgaaagatcttcctctctgtctctcctcctctgtgtatatctgacttagtaataaaaataaataaatctttaaaaaaaaaaaaagaaaaaaaatcacagagcttAAAACTGAAGTTTAGGAAGGAACGACTGAACCCATGTCAGGACATGATTACTTCCTCAAAATGTTTAGTTTTGAGCAATCTTGTTTCTGTAAAGTCTGCTTCAGCTCTTCAGCTCTTCCTGTTTCCACAAAGTGGGCAAACTATTTTAAGGAACAAGTTTCAAAGTCTGAGATTCGCATGCTCACACTCTGCACAAGAAGCTGGTCTGTGAAGCATAAGGTTTCTCTTTCCTGGAGCTCAGAGTATTTcttcccctgcccagccctggcagatCTGTCAGACTGGAAGAGAAGTAGAACAAATCCTGTGAACCTGGAAGTCACCGTCCTCGTTCTTCAAGGAAACCTGAATGCAGAGAACTGGTAAGAGCAGAAACTCCTGCCCTGGGAGGCTGCGGTGACCAGGGCAGGCACAAAGACTGGGAGAAACCAACAAGAGCCTAGGTGGGActgaagggaagaagggaggaaaccAGGCGTCTGAAGCCATGAACATCAAGCGCATCACTGCAGGTCCAAGAGAAGAATGGAATTTTCCAATGCAGGAAAAGGTCTTCTCACCTCAAATCCCCACTTATTGGGCTATAGGCTCTTTGTAAAGATTCTGTGTGAAAGGaacatgattttcttttccttttttttcaaagatttatttcacttttattggaaaggcagatttacagagagaaggagacacagagaaagctcttgtgtctgctggttcactccccaggtaaccccagtggccagagctaagctgatccaaagccaagagcctggagatttttctggatctctcacgtgggttcagggtcctaaggctttgggccatcctcaattgctttcccaggccagaagcagggatctggaaagcaagtggagcaaccgggacatgaactggtgcccatatgggatcccaacatgagcatggcaaggatgtagccactgagccattgtgccaggctcagtgattttattttcttaaacagCTAGGAAGTCTAAATAACTAGAATTTAAAATTTGACTCTTATTGTGTCTACTGTTGtcattctctttcctcttcctacACAGAGATGGGGTCAGACCTTGGAAGATgtttgtccctcctcctcctgctgctgcaacTGTCAGGCGCCGTGGGTTCTGATCATACTGAGCCCCAGGACCTCACCAAGGCTCGCTGGTTTGAAATTCAGCACATTCAGCCAAGTCCGCTCCAATGCAACAGGGCCATGAGGGGGGTCAATAATTACACCCAGCACTGTAAGAAGCTTAACACTTTTCTGCATGACTCTCTCCGGGATGTGATTAATGCTTGCAATACTCCCAAGATCATCTGCAAAAATGGTCAGCACAACTGTCACAAGAGCTCAAAGCCAGTCAACATAACCCACTGTAAATTAACCAcagggtggtatcctgactgctcctaCAGTCACATGGACCACTTCAGATTCTTCATTGTCGCCTGTGACCCCCCTCAGAAGAGTGACCCTCGCTACCCCTTGGTTCCTGTACACTTAGATAAGGTTGTCAGAGGTTTTAAACACTTCCTCTTTCGTTTACTAAAGCTGGCCtagaatttcttctgtttttttctttttctttttcttttgttggaaGAAGAAAGGAGGCCATTGGGAACTAGGGAGCTTACTGGACCAGCACTGGGACATAATGAAAGAGGATTTGGTTCTGCTTTGGATCTTTGTGTATTGAGAAAAGCCATAGGGCAGAAGGGTCCCAACCTCCTAACTTTTGAACTTATGATTTTGCCAAACTTTGTGGCAGTGAGCTCACAGCAGTGAAACCACTCCTGTTGCACTCAGATGAGCATGCATTAGAGATTCCTATCAAGTCACTGCCTCCTTGCACTAAAGAAGTAGTGTTGTCTTAGGTTCCAAGCTACCTTTAAGTCCTCCATGGGGCTACTGACACTTCTCTCCATCTGTGCCTTTGCGACAGAAGAGCAAAGCATTCCTCCTTTACTTCTAGCTCTCCTCATGGCTTTCCATGTTTTCTTTGCAAGCATTGTCTGTGTTTCTTTGGGGGGTGGAACACATCACATTGTGAGCTAATGGTActttctttagaattttttaatttatatgaagaggaaaattttcatgtattttatatatttagtttAAAGAACATACTGATGCAAAAAGAGAACATATTTATACTTCCCACTGAATCTTCCCTCCTTCACTTCTTGCTCCTCTCTTACTGTTCTTTTCGCTTTTACAATGACATAGTTTCAATTTGCTTTATCACAATTTGCTTTTGCACAAGCTTTCACACACAGATCCAACCTGggtagaactcaatccaggtccctcaGGTGGTTGGCAGGAACTTGAGCCTTTAAGTCATCACCTTGTCCTCTCTTGTGAGCTCATTTAACTTTCGTTGTGATTAGTTACTTTTCAAAACTTAATGCCAATAAACATACACATTAACTAggattcaaacaaataaattcatattatgattttacttgtttaatattttaaaatcgaAAACACTACAGTTCCTTATATAGCAGAgcttcaaaaagatcatggaaaatgaaagtgataagttcattttgttgttttttttttttttaaagattttattattattattgcaaagccggatatacagagagaagaagagacagagaggaagattttccatccgatgtttcactccccaagtgagccgcaacgggccagtacgcgccaatccaatgccgggagccaggaacctcttccaggtctcccacgcggatgcagtgtcccaaagccttgggccgtcctcgactgctttcccaggccacaggcagggagctggatgggaagtgtagctgctgggattagaaccgaagcccatatgggatccctgggcattcaaggcgaggactttagccgctaggccacgccgcagggcccaagttcattttgttgtaaaacgtttatctgaaatttgttttttcttctctacagtgtttttaaaatgcatcaaaATTAAAaggcataaaaaattaaaaggcatgtttcttattctattttttgttttatttttcttttggtattaGTAAACCAATATTTATTTATCAACCTACTTTGGATGGATATTTGAATGTTTCCAAATTGTCACCTAAAACAACAttgcaatgaatgaatgaatgaatgaatgaatgtggatTTCTCTCTAGGTGTATGTGGAATTTTTTTCACTAAATTTTATGTAGGGATGAAATTGCTAAGTCATAACACATGTCCAGTTCTACTAAAGACTATCAAATTCTCTTTACACTACGATTTGTAGGTTGCATTTACCAAAACTGTCCATACCAAGATATTTCATCCTGTAATTGCTTTTGTGGTGTGAGTTGACACTACTTTACAAAAGTTGGGATAGCTGTGCACTTCCCAGAGAACAGGTTAGTCTTAGGAACTCACATCTAATGAATAAAAAGCCACTAATGTGGCACCACCTGAATTGTAAGACCAGAAATACAACTGTGGCTTAACTGACCCTCTTCATCTGGGGACAATCACACTTGACCCATCATCAGGCAGAAAGGAAGCCTATGCATCGGTGGAGACTCTAAATACATACTCAGTTAACCAGTCTGACTCAGCCAGAATCCATTACTGGACATGTGGAT from Ochotona princeps isolate mOchPri1 chromosome 6, mOchPri1.hap1, whole genome shotgun sequence encodes the following:
- the RNASE6 gene encoding ribonuclease K6; this translates as MGSDLGRCLSLLLLLLQLSGAVGSDHTEPQDLTKARWFEIQHIQPSPLQCNRAMRGVNNYTQHCKKLNTFLHDSLRDVINACNTPKIICKNGQHNCHKSSKPVNITHCKLTTGWYPDCSYSHMDHFRFFIVACDPPQKSDPRYPLVPVHLDKVVRGFKHFLFRLLKLA